The stretch of DNA CGAGTTCGTCGATCAGGTGTTGGATCACTTCGACATCCCCAAGAAAAAACGGCTCTCGAAACTCTCCAACGGCCAGCGAGCGCAGGTGTCGTTGGCGCTGGCGGTCGCACCCGATCCCAAGCTGCTGATTCTTGATGATCCGACAATCGGCTTGGATGCGGTGGTGCGGAGGGATTTTTTGGAATCGATCATTCAGATCATTCAACAACAAGGCCGCACGATTCTGTTCAGTTCGCACATCCTCAGCGACGTCGACCGCGTGGCGGATCATATCGGGATTCTGAGCGAAGGGGTGTTGCGGGTCGATTGTCCGACGGAACATTTTCGCGAATCGATCCGCAAAGTCGTTGTGGAATTATCTGAGCCGCTCCAAGAGCCGCCCGCGTGCCCCGGTTTGTTGTCATCCAGCGCATCGGGCGAGCGAGTGGAGTTGGTGATTGTGAATTACGGAGACGAACACCGCGCCTACATCGATTCCCTGTCGCCGCGGAGCATGGATGTGTTGGAGTTCAACCTGGAGGACGCCTTCGTGGCATACACCCGCGGCCGCAAAGGAACAATGCCTGTTTTTCGCCGGGAGGCAATGCATGTTTAAGTCGATGATGCGGAAGGAGCTGATGGAGACGCTGCCTGTGATGGCGATTGCCGGATTTTTGTATGCGTTGATTCTGATATCGGACGCATTCGAATATTCGTGGGCGAGCGACGGGGTTTTAATAAATCAGATGCAGCGCTGGACTACGGTGCTCCACGATCAATTTATTGATGTCCTTTGGATGATCGCGTTTGGATTTGCGATCTTGTTGGGGCTGGTTCAGACGCTCACGGATTCGGTGCAGGGAACTTGGGGTTATTTGGTGCATCTGCCGCCGGGGAGGCGTTGGATAATCTCGTCCAAGTTGTTGGTCGGAGGGGGCGTCTATGTTGCGTGCACCGGGTTGTTCTTATTGGTTTGCGTGATGATCGGCTGGACACGTCAAACCGCGGTGTATCCGTTTCGATGGTCGATGATGAGCGTGTACGTGCAAATCTCGCTGATCGGCATGTTGGTCTATTTGGCAACATTTCTCACCGGGCTGCGGCCGGCGCGGTGGTACGGTTCGCGGCTGCTGCCGTTGGCGGGATGTGGTCTGCTGGTGTGGGTCCTGATTGGTGTGCCGCAGTGGTGGGTCTACGGGTTTGCACCGCTGCTCGTGTTCTGCGGGTTACTAGTGGGGGTGATTCTGTATGTCGGCGACGTCCGCGATTACACATGAGAGGCAGTCATGAAACGCAAGTATTCGTTGTTCCGTAGTTTGGTGTTGACGCTCTTAATGACGTTGCCGCTTTTTATTGGAATCGCGGCATTGGTTGGCTTCACCGGTGAATCGTGGAAGGAATACAAACGGTATCGCCGCAGCGTGGAGCCGCAGGGCTGGTCGGTCTATACGCGATTGGTCGTTCTCCGCGACGGGACCCCGGCCATTGAAGAACAGATCCGTCATGAGAACCGTTACCAGCAAAAAATGATGACGTTGGAGGGTGTTGAGCTCCCGCGCGATGCGGAGCGTTTGCGGGGAATCTACCTGCAAGATGATCTCGATGCACAGTCCAGACGGCTTCGACTTCAAGAGCGGTTGTTTACTCCAACCGAAGCTCTGAGGCCCAATCCGCCGCCCCATTTTTACGATCCCAACCGCCCCGGTCATGTGTGGCTGTTTCGCGAGTCGGACCAGAATGCAGGCAAGTATTATTTGGTCAATATCGATCGTGATTTTCAGCAGATCGAGCGTTATTTCGACCGCAACGGCATCCGCGATGACGAACCGGGCGCCGAGTCCAGTTTTAGCGAGCCGTTGGGGGTGATCGAGTCGGACGGTGTAATCGTGTTCCAATCGGGACCAGAGATCGTGGCGATTGACTTTAAGAATCAATCGGTCACACAAATCAGTGACGACACGGCCTTAAGGTGGGGCTTTCGTAAGGGGTATGGCGAAGGCGATTACCGCCGCGAGGTCATTTTGGTGTCCAAGAATAAAATTCAGACGATCGACTTTTCCGGCAACGAAGTGAACTCCTATGCGGTCGAGGGTCGTCGTGACGTCGAGTTATTCGTCACCGAAGACGATCATTTGTTAGTCAAAATGTACTCGAAACCGGTAGCAGAATCGACAACTGAAGGTCGCGTTAATATTTGGACGGAATCACTGTTTGAACTGCAGAACGACGGCCAAAAAAGTGAGTTAGAACAATACACGCGCCAAACACCTCGCTCTGCGCCGCTTGCAGAGACGGCAGGAATGCGCGCGGTTGATTGTTTCATCGGTCAAACGGGGTTAGGGATCATGTTTCCCGGGCCCGGCGTGTTGTTCTGTATTGAGTCGACGGGGGCCTACCTTGCCTCGCAGTACGAAAGTCGCCATGTCAAATTTGCAGAGAATTGGCAGCGGATTCACGCTCAGAGCCCCTGGGCGTTTCCCATGTCGGCATTTTTTGGCGCTATCGCCGCCTATTTTTGCTACAGTCGTCAGCGGCGGTATCAGGCTCGGTGGACGAAGACTTGGACGGTGTTTGTGTTTCTGTTTGGGCCGGCGGGGTATTTGGCGTGGCGGTGGCATCGGGAGTGGCCGCCGCCCGAGTTGGTGGGGGTGACGCGCGAGGAATTCGAGGGGCCGGCGGTGAATGGGTTGGAGGTGTTTGCTTAGCAGCGGGTGAGTTACATTACTTAGAAAACTAGGGGGTAGAAATCATGCATGCACTCTGCACATTGACCTTTATGGTGTTGTTGACGTTGGTGACGAGCACCGCTCAGGCGGAGGGATTGATCCATCAGCTACCCAAAGACGGCGCTTGGGTTCGATACGATGTTAGCGGCGAAGCCAAGGGACCCGATGGGGCTGTCAAGGCGACTCTCAAGGGGACGCTCACGATCAGTTCAGTCGGCGAAACAACGGTCGATAACGAAAAATGCCGCTGGATCGAACTCGATACCCAAATCGACTTCAAAACAAATGGGGGACGTGAAGGCAAACAGAGCGAGGTTTTGAAGCTCCTCATTCCGGAAAAATTCCTGACAAAAAATCAGAACCCGATTGACCAAGTCTTGAAAGCGTACAAGAAGAATTCGCAGGGCACGATTCAGCAACTTGACCCCAAAGACTCGTCGGGGCGTAGCTTTCAAGGGATGGACGAATTTTTCCATTCTCCGTTGAAGCAACTCAAAAAACTAGAAGCCGAAGTTGTCGAGACCAAACTGGGAAAACTGAAGTGTGAAGGTTGGCAAGGCCGTGAAACCAAAAATGAGACCGTTTTCAAGACTCAAACGCGCCTCCACGAAAAAGCACCATTTGGTGTGGTCAGTTTTCGCTATGAAAAGGAAAGAATCCGCAACGGACAATCCAACGGAAAAAGAGACTCGGTGTTGAAATTAGTGGACTACGGAAAGAATGCAAAAAGCCAACTCTCTGACAGTCAATAATGCGAACGTATGAATTCTCTCAGTTGCTCGGCGAGATGGCTTGAGAGGAAGCCAGTGATTGTTTCGGAGGATTTCCGCGATCTCATCGCGAACCAGTGGCGAATGGGTTACAGGTGTTTGCTTAACGGTTGGCGGGTTACGTGACTTAGAACTAGTTTCAAAACTCGGTTGCGATTGTTCTCGAAACGTTCAGATCAGTGTCAGTGAGACGCGTCAGAGGGTTTTAAAACCACTTGTAAAAATCTAGAGGGTAGAAATCATGCATGCACTCTGCACATTGACCTTTATGGTGTTGTTGACGTTGGTGACGACCACTGCTCAGGCGGAGGGATTGATCCATCAGTTGCCCGAGGACGGTGCTTGGGCCCAATTTGATATTCAGGGCAAGGGAACGGATGCTGATGGCAGCACGGTTACACTTTCTGGAACAATCACTATGAGTTCTGTCGGCACGGCTGAGGTCGATGGAGAACAATGTCGCTGGATTGAGGTCGCTACGGAGGGCAAAAGAGACGACCAAGCATTTACGGACATCGTTAAGTTGCTCATACCCGAATCGCAGCTTGCGCAAGGAAAGGATCCGCTGAAGCATGTCTTAAAGATCTGGCATAAGCATTCACAGGTCCCCGGCGGCGCCAAGCAAATCGAAGACCTTGCCGGGCAAAATGCACGCT from Symmachiella dynata encodes:
- a CDS encoding ABC transporter ATP-binding protein, whose translation is MANAIVTDRLTKYFGGRRVVNGLNLQVREGSVYALLGRNGAGKSTTIRMLLGLLKPDFGTAELLGEEVSQITPATRAQIGWVGEGHPLYRWMTVDGAIRFVRPFYQQWNGEFVDQVLDHFDIPKKKRLSKLSNGQRAQVSLALAVAPDPKLLILDDPTIGLDAVVRRDFLESIIQIIQQQGRTILFSSHILSDVDRVADHIGILSEGVLRVDCPTEHFRESIRKVVVELSEPLQEPPACPGLLSSSASGERVELVIVNYGDEHRAYIDSLSPRSMDVLEFNLEDAFVAYTRGRKGTMPVFRREAMHV